Proteins from a single region of Gambusia affinis linkage group LG12, SWU_Gaff_1.0, whole genome shotgun sequence:
- the greb1l gene encoding GREB1-like protein isoform X2, translating into MGNSYAGQLKSARFEEALHNSIEASLRSSSGDPQPIFTQLYLEPEAYPADVKSKADMPLQGEEGQDPLNSHSSNDLEELEDDDDSDSSSPPLPYLQTPAPDGCCTLDGIISTGFCQAGKDLRLVTIAAEPIEVPAGFELVGAKSPSIPEHILVCAVDRRFLPDENGKNALLGFSGNCVGCGEKGFRYFTEFSNHINLKLSTQPKKQKHLKYYLVKNSQGALCKGPLICWKVCPLLAFLDSKTRQFSSGVLTSKPSSSSSLSSKENGGTSGHSSSPFSLSDSPPTRMAQASSVFFGSQDLGRDCSFLKPLASTPGNKTLPIVPTALRVNGPTNGLGVDVHTSLLSPSQVSLVPQAQGYRTPDLGDSPVSSAMNSGPPKKRHRSWHPSTLVPVPPTAVPVPAIRPIVGSPGSVLAVSSPQPLAAGVIQPQPINAGETVIVPENLLNSSGVRPVILIGHGTLPYFYGNVGNIVVSPLLVSCYKSSQLTEKNLETLGLHSSQMLSVEMMILLTLQYLARLASNQIPLREELEQIVLKAMLCCPGNPAISPSQLPWLARLEASVSGGSVQVVVTHNSLGEGISESLRSLSEGPQHQQRLPTYVVIICASKMNGNEFCVLVLGKYQARALAEGMLTTNEFLKEISYELITGKVGVLASHFKTTSLGDNLDKQLVRYQRRRKGQVIQPFQGDVTENIHSQEPASMSPPPDTVELLNRVFQIYPAQLTVARSLLSQVCSIADSGTQNLDLGRFCKVDFLVLVPPSHILVHQTAQRIRQSGVLVDLGNEDTSTAHQKSEKYVVRLDADVHTKMEAFMKKVKQNPYTLFVLIHDNSHVDLTSALSGSVCHGELQGLADRVVNCQEVLDAMNLLVLQVSCFPYTLQTHQSRISIHNEIHWPSSDHLQREQPPHELVYFGLRDYSCSLQWGVASPILRCDDAFEKMVHTLLERHPHLHSMVIRSYLLIQQYTEAMMALTSSPSLRDHITPETLAMVEDLINAPSREGSQGRGHMLLVRVPSLQLAMLARERLEDVRDKLGLQLCFAVLLGSPASELNLSRNFINFLRTWRGCQNEEWVPHTYEDLEGLPCIIILTGKDPLGETFPRSLKYTDLRLIDSSYLTRTALEQEVGLACTYVSLDVVQESKTSTAPRESDGEKTTGSLNDGDELERPQSNGSAATRTSGSLAENGVSSSDLADSFQKPSTSTSQPEGLVTSDVATLTEGFKQECDSLGSQLSSNPLKAPNAPPSNYSSSSSSSPSTSSSSTQRPSQSTQCGRASKCSRVSPRTVILSRAAYNLLSGESGSQLSSFSLLPHADVSWSSPLRPLITQNLQGADQSLYYRQWTVARQHHADYEAPPVPHPRRLLLSGPPQVGKTGAYLQFLRILFRMLIRLLEVDVYDDGEDEEAETTDATTPANTQWPDIEDIRKLPFDPNPRDPKFRKASPVYSDKMPKLFKEFKKEGENQTQGKRVTKSIRLGRFAAHNAFHHCEQCHQYCEAVPTTQLSECSLHAFTFCSSMLGEEVQLQFFIPKAKEQHFVFSHQGSHLESLRLPLVSTKDSDLLKSPIFTPTTGRQEHGLLNLFHTMEGATHLHILVVKQFEMPHYRKYWPNHILLVLPAMFNSAGVGAARFMIKELSYHNLELERNRLEEQGVKRQDVWPFIVMMDDSCVLWNTFQPTDGSETSDGSSGITNVSLKTVLQHMENTPKISLYAICGVRKWSSSLAHKTPQDPFSRCHLHDLVLLNVDLTQNVQYDLNRYDCEEVDFNLRVNSSGLLICRFNNFFLMKKHIPVGGKKDFVVKPKLVEIENKAPISPSQYVCAPDSEQTLLDAPAQFLLENFLQSCSHRLFPKAVQNRNNPVLSIDSYLNLSPEISVCYINSRPHSTNLNHQGLVFSGLLLYLCDSFVVSGLLKNFRFLKGATLCVICQDRSSLRQTIVRLELEDEWQFRLRDEFQTANCSEDRPLYFLTGRHV; encoded by the exons ATGGGAAATTCGTACGCGGGGCAGCTGAAGTCTGCTCGTTTCGAGGAGGCTCTCCACAACTCGATCGAAGCGTCGCTGCGCTCCAGTAGCGGAGATCCGCAGCCCATCTTTACACAACTCTACTTGGAGCCGGAGGCATATCCAG CAGATGTAAAGTCAAAAGCTGACATGCCACTCCAGGGTGAGGAGGGTCAGGATCCTCTGAACAGTCACTCTTCCAATgatctggaggagctggaggatgATGATGACTCCGACAGCAGCAGCCCTCCACTTCCCTACCTGCAAACTCCTGCGCCTGATGGCTGCTGCACACTCGATGGTATCATCTCAACag GATTTTGTCAAGCTGGAAAGGACCTCCGTCTCGTCACCATAGCAGCAGAGCCCATTGAAGTCCCAGCAGGCTTCGAGCTAGTCGGTGCCAAGTCTCCCAGCATCCCCGAGCACATTCTGGTGTGTGCCGTGGACCGCCGCTTTTTGCCCGACGAGAATGGGAAAAATGCACTTTTAG GTTTTTCAGGAAACTGTGTTGGCTGTGGTGAAAAGggtttcagatatttcacagaGTTTTCTAATCACATCAACCTGAAGTTATCCACCCAACCCAAGAAGCAGAAGCACTTAAAATACTACCTGGTGAAGAATTCACAGGGTGCTCTGTGCAAAGGACCCCTTATCTGCTGGAAAG TTTGTCCTCTGCTTGCTTTCCTAGACAGTAAAACCCGGCAGTTTTCCAGCGGCGTCTTGACCTCCAAACCGAGTTCATCCTCGTCTCTGAGCAGCAAAGAAAACGGTGGCACCAGTGGACACAGCTCGTCCCCCTTCTCCCTCTCAG ATTCCCCGCCCACTCGGATGGCACAAGCTTCCTCTGTCTTTTTTGGCAGTCAGGATCTTGGAAGGGACTGTAGTTTCCTCAAACCTCTGGCCTCCACTCCCGGAAACAAAACGTTGCCAATAG TACCCACGGCTCTTAGGGTGAACGGTCCAACCAACGGCCTGGGTGTTGATGTCCACACTTCTTTGCTGAGCCCCTCACAGGTCTCCTTGGTTCCTCAGGCTCAGGGGTATCGCACTCCTGATTTAGGAGACAGTCCTG TATCCTCTGCAATGAACTCCGGTCCCCCGAAGAAGCGCCATCGCAGCTGGCATCCCAGCACCTTGGTCCCAGTCCCACCAACGGCTGTCCCTGTGCCGGCAATCCGCCCAATAGTTGGCtctccag gttctgtATTAGCTGTGTCCTCTCCTCAGCCGCTGGCAGCTGGTGTCATTCAGCCCCAGCCTATCAACGCAGGAGAAACGGTCATCGTTCCTGAAAACCTGCTCAACTCTTCAGGCGTTCGTCCCGTCATCCTCATTG GGCATGGCACTTTACCTTATTTCTATGGGAACGTTGGCAATATAGTGGTgagccccctgctggtcagctgCTATAAGAGCAGccagctgacagaaaaaaacctggAGACATTGGGTCTCCACAGTAGCCAGATGCTCAGTGTGGAGATGATGATCCTGCTCACCTTGCAGTATCTTGCACGTTTAG CTTCAAACCAGATTCCTCTGAGGGAGGAGCTGGAGCAGATCGTCTTAAAGGCCATGCTGTGCTGTCCTGGGAATCCGGCCATCTCCCCATCCCAGCTTCCATGGCTGGCTCGACTGGAAGCGAGTGTCTCCGGGGGCAGCGTGCAGGTCGTGGTAACCCACAATTCTTTGGGGGAGGGAATTTCTGAGTCCCTCCGCTCTCTCAGTGAGGGTCCTCAGCATCAGCAGCGCCTGCCAACCTACGTTGTCATTATATGTGCCTCGAAAATGAATGGCAACGAGTTCTGTGTGCTTGTTTTAG GAAAGTACCAAGCACGCGCTTTAGCTGAAGGAATGCTCACAACCAATGAGTTTCTGAAGGAAATCAGCTACGAACTCATCACAGGGAAAGTTGGTGTCCTGGCATCTCATTTCAAAACAACCTCGCTTG gggACAATCTTGACAAGCAGCTCGTCCGATATCAGCGCAGACGGAAAGGACAGGTCATCCAGCCCTTCCAGGGCGATGTCACTGAGAACATCCACTCACAGGAGCCTGCCAGCATGTCACCACCACCAGACACAG TGGAGCTCCTAAATAGAGTCTTTCAGATCTATCCGGCCCAGCTGACTGTGGCTCGAAGTCTTCTCTCTCAAGTCTGCTCCATCGCTGATTCAGGGACCCAGAATCTGGATTTAGGTCGCTTTTGTAAAGTGGactttctggttctggttcctccatCTCACATTCTAGTGCACCAGACGGCCCAGCGCATCCGACAATCAG GAGTCCTTGTGGATTTGGGAAATGAAGATACGTCCACAGCCCACCAGAAATCAGAAAAGTATGTGGTGCGTCTAGACGCTGATGTTCACACCAAGATGGAGGCCTTCATGAAGAAAGTGAAGCAAAACCCCTACACCTTGTTTGTCCTCATCCATGACAACTCACATGTTGACCTCACAAG TGCCCTGTCAGGCTCAGTGTGCCATGGAGAGCTGCAGGGTCTGGCTGACCGGGTGGTGAACTGCCAGGAAGTCCTGGATGCCATGAACCTCTTGGTTCTGCAGGTCAGCTGCTTCCCTTACACCCTGCAGACCCACCAGTCCCGGATCAGCATCCACAATGAAATTCACTGGCCATCCAGTGACCATTTG CAGAGGGAGCAACCTCCTCATGAGTTGGTCTACTTTGGCCTGAGGGACTACAGCTGCTCCCTGCAGTGGGGCGTGGCCAGCCCCATCCTGCGTTGTGATGATGCATTTGAGAAAATGGTTCATACTCTCTTAGAGAG ACATCCACACCTGCACAGCATGGTGATTCGCAGCTACCTGCTGATTCAGCAATACACAGAGGCCATGATGGCCCTGACCTCTTCCCCGTCCCTGAGGGATCACATAACCCCAGAGACCCTGGCCATGGTGGAGGACCTGATAAACGCTCCGAGTCGAGAGGGCTCCCAGGGCCGCGGCCACATGCTGCTGGTACGCGTCCCCTCACTGCAGCTGGCGATGTTGGCCCGAGAGAGACTGGAAGATGTGAGGGACAAGCTGGGATTGCAGCTGTGCTTCGCAGTACTGCTAGGAAGTCCAGCGTCTGAACTCAACCTGTCCAGAAACTTCATCAACTTCCTCAGG ACTTGGAGAGGCTGTCAGAATGAAGAGTGGGTACCACACACGTATGAGGATCTAGAGGGGCTGCCTTGCATCATCATTCTCACAGGGAAAGACCCACTTGGAGAAACCTTCCCCCG GTCTCTGAAATATACGGACTTGCGTCTGATAGACTCCAGCTACCTGACCCGTACCGCCTTGGAGCAGGAGGTGGGTCTTGCCTGCACCTATGTTTCTCTGGATGTGGTCCAGGAGTCCAAGACTTCTACGGCTCCTCGGGAATCAGATGGAGAGAAAACTACAGGCAGTCTGAATGACGGGGATGAGCTGGAGAGACCTCAGAGCAACGGCAGCGCTGCCACCAGAACATCTG GCTCGCTGGCGGAGAACGGAGTCAGTTCATCTGACTTGGCCGATTCGTTCCAGAAGCCCTCCACTTCCACCTCCCAACCCGAAGGCCTCGTCACCTCAGATGTGGCCACACTAACTGAAGGATTCAAGCAAGAGTGTGACTCTCTTGGAAGCCAGCTCTCCTCCAACCCTCTGAAAGCCCCCAATGCCCCTCCATCCAATTACTCTagctcctcctcatcctccccctccacctcttcctcttccaCACAGAGGCCCAGCCAGTCCACGCAGTGCGGACGAGCGTCCAAGTGCTCCAGGGTGTCGCCGCGAACAGTCATCCTGTCACGGGCAGCGTACAACCTGCTGTCGGGGGAGTCGGGGAGTCAGCTGAGCTCCTTCTCACTTCTGCCTCACGCAGATGTGTCCTGGAGCAGTCCGCTGAGGCCTCTCATCACACAGAACCTGCAGGGGGCAGACCAGAGCCTGTACTACCGCCAGTGGACTGTTGCTAGGCAGCATCACGCTGATTATGAAGCACCACCTGTGCCACATCCACGACGCCTGCTCCTCAGCGGACCTccacaa GTGGGAAAAACCGGTGCGTACCTGCAGTTTCTACGCATCCTGTTTCGTATGCTCATTAGACTGCTTGAGGTCGATGTTTATGATGACGGAGAAGATGAGGAGGCAG AAACTACAGATGCTACGACTCCAGCAAACACACAGTGGCCCGACATTGAGGATATCCGAAAGCTGCCCTTTGACCCTAATCCCAGAGATCCTAAATTCAGGAAGGCCAGCCCGGTTTACTCTGATAAGATGCCAAAGTTATTTAAAG AGTTTAAGAAAGAAGGAGAGAACCAAACACAAGGCAAGAGAGTGACCAAGTCAATACGTCTAGGCCGGTTTGCTGCCCACAATGCCTTTCACCACTGTGAACAGTGTCATCAATACTGTGAGGCAGTTCCTACTACACAG CTGTCGGAGTGCTCCTTACACGCTTTTACCTTCTGCTCATCCATGCTGGGAGAGGAGGTCCAACTCCAGTTTTTCATTCCTAAAGCCAAGGAGCAGCACTTTGTTTTCAGTCATCAGGGGAGCCATCTGGAAAGTTTACGACTGCCTCTCGTCTCCACAAAG GACTCTGATCTTTTGAAGAGTCCAATCTTCACCCCGACAACGGGACGCCAAGAGCACGGGCTGCTCAACCTCTTCCACACCATGGAGGGCGCCACTCATCTGCACATCCTGGTGGTCAAGCAGTTTGAGATGCCGCACTACAGGAAGTACTGGCCCAATCACATCCTGCTTGTCCTACCAGCAATGTTCAACAGTGCCGGAGTTG GTGCTGCTCGCTTCATGATCAAAGAGCTGTCATACCATAACCTAGAGCTGGAGAGGAACCGGCTGGAGGAGCAAGGTGTCAAGAGACAAGATGTATGGCCTTTCATTGTCATGATGGATGACTCGTGTGTGCTGTGGAACACCTTCCAGCCGACAGACGGAAG tgAAACCTCAGATGGAAGCTCAGGCATCACCAATGTGTCTTTGAAAACAGTGCTGCAGCACATGGAGAACACACCCAAAATCTCCCTGTATGCCATCTGCGGTGTTCGCAAGTGGAGCAGCAGCTTGGCCCACAAGACTCCCCAAGACCCCTTCAGTCGGTGTCACCTCCACGACCTTGTCCTCCTTAATGTGGACCTGACACAGAACGTTCAATATGACCTCAATCG GTACGATTGTGAGGAGGTGGACTTTAATCTGAGGGTGAACAGCAGCGGGTTGCTGATATGTCGCTTCAATAACTTTTTCCTGATGAAAAAACACATTCCAGTTGGGGGAAAGAAAGATTTTGTTGTCAAACCGAAGCTTGTG GAAATCGAAAACAAGGCTCCGATCAGCCCGTCTCAGTACGTTTGTGCCCCAGACAGCGAACAGACCCTATTAGACGCCCCGGCTCAGTTCCTGCTGGAAAACttcctgcagagctgcagccaCAGACTGTTTCCGAAAGCTGTTCAGAACAGGAACAACCCAGTTCTGTCCATTGATAGTTACCTCAACCTCAGCCCAGAG ATTTCTGTGTGCTACATCAACTCTCGCCCACACTCCACCAATCTCAACCATCAGGGTCTGGTGTTCAGTGGCCTGCTGCTTTACCTGTGTGACTCCTTTGTTGTTTCCGGACTCCTCAAGAACTTCCGCTTCCTGAAAG GCGCCACCCTCTGTGTGATCTGCCAGGACAGAAGTTCCCTGCGTCAGACCATCGTCCGACTGGAGCTGGAGGACGAGTGGCAGTTTCGTT